In the genome of Aequorivita sp. H23M31, the window TAAAATGCTCACTTCTAAAAAGTTTAAGGATTTCTTTAATAAAAATGTAGCTTCGCTTTAGAGCATAAAAAAGCCGCCACTTGGACGGTTTTTGGATTCTATAACTTTACTTATTCATTGGCTTCAACGATTAGCTGGTCAATTTCATCATCAGAGAAAGTTAAGTTTTTTAATTCTCTATTGTTTTTGATTTTATCCATAACATCATTTTTATATGTAAAATGGATTGCTCCTAAATCATAATCAAAATACATAAACCAGCTCATATTTATAGGAAACAACAGTACATTACTAATAAAATAATGCTCTATTTCTTCACTTTTTTTTGTAAAAAAATCCTTTAATGAATTATCGCTTTTAAATAGCAAAGGAAAAGAACTATTTTCTTTATTAATCATTTTCTTTATAAAAAAACTTTTATTGTCAACCATTTCAGAAGCGGTATAACGATCTAATTTTTCAACTAACTCATTGAACCCTTCTCCCTTTGAAGTATATTCTAAAGTAGTCTTGTCTAATGGTAATTGTAAAAGCAAATACGGTTTCTCGTTTAGAAGCTTAAGTATAGTTATTAACTTTTCTATATCTACACCTCCAGGAACAATATACTTTATATAATCTGTTGTATATGACTTGTCCTTCATATAATTAAAATCATCCGATTCTAACTTGATATCCACTTTTCGTTTCAAGTTTTCTAAAATGACCTCTATAAAGGACAAGTCGTATTCCTTATATTCATCTAACATAATAAATCCAAGTTTTATTTAAAGAAAATATCTACATTTTTCCCTTCATAAGCTTTCGGTAAAGTAAAAGTATCAAACCCTTTCTTGCCGGATTGAGATGCTCTAAAAATTATTGTTTCACCATTTTTAGTCAACTTTATCACATTGCCCGCTTTCTGATAATTCCACCCATCTTTCACTAACTGTACAAAATGTTGACCTGCACCATATGCACCTCCTTCGAGAACAGCTTTAAATTTCCCACCACCAGAAGTTAATTTGAAGGCGTCAGAAGCTTTTACCGCATATTTTAATAAATCCTTACTAGATTTTATATCCCTTAAATATTTTAGATACTTTGGCAATTTCAATACAACTCCAAGTCCTCCAGCAGAAATATACTCTATTGAGCCCGAACTACCAATAAATTTAGCCATATATCTGCCTGTTGGATACCCTTCTTCATCCACAGAATACCAAACTCCATCTGGTCCTTTCCATTTCCTGCCGTTTGCATCTCCCATTAGCTTACCAAACCACCCTTGTTTTTCCGACACTTGAATATCTCCAAAAGGATTCGGATCTTGTTGTTCTTGACTACTTTCATTACAATCGTCACATTGTGCCGTGTTTCCATTCCCATCAGAAAAAGTGCCATTTCCAGTATTTGTCCAAGTAGTTCCACTTTCTGACCTATCAAACAAATCTCTCAAGAAACTTTCACTATCGGCACCGGTTGGGTCTGCCCAAAAAATAGGATTATTATCAAAAGCAGTATATGTAGATTGTGAAAAATGTGTAACAGGATCAATAGTAGTAAATCTACCTATCGCTGGGTCATAATTCCGAACATCCATCTCATAGATGTTTAAACCCAAACTTTCTTCTAGTTCCTGTCCATTAAATTTGAACTTGCGCGCAACGCTGTTCCCGCTGGGCGATACATCTGTATTATACCCTTTGTGTTCAAGCCCAAAAGGATAATAATTATGCAAAAAATTGAGCATTGGCACAGTTTTGCGCCCGAACGCCAGAGAAAAACTTTCCCGCGATTTTTTATTTATAAGAACGTATGGTAAATATAGACATTTTCGTTTTTCACGCTTTATCCTTCGGGCGGTATTTTCTTTTTTTCCCCGTCTTTTCCTTTCCTTCCGAACTTTATTTTTGGCATCCTGGGGAGTACCTTTCCGAAGAAGTCTCCCATCAAGGGTATTCTGTCCTTTTCAACTTTGTTCAAAATGAGTGTCATTCTCAGTATAAAGCCGAAGATTATTATAAGTGTGATGTGGATGCTGTTCATTGTTATACGTTTTAAATTGGTTCCTGTTATATCTTATATATGGTTTTGGACAAAAGTTTTGTTTTTGTTCAAATAAAAAAAGGACATCGGTTTTTTAGGCCTTTCCCACGAAGGTAAAACAGTGGTCTGGGTTAAGTTGTGACAGTAATTTCCGTGAAGCTTTTCTGATGGTCAACAACCTGATGGACAGGATTCAATACTGCAAAGCTATGCAAGATTTCTTTCCTGTTAAAAGATGTTAATCCCATTTTGATAAAGGGATTCTTGATAAAGATTTCCTTGATTGTTTTTCTAAAATTTGGGTTGATAGGTTTGGAAGATAAAGCCCGTCCGTTGGGGTTCGGCTCGAACTTCAGCGGACGGGCGTATTTGGATTGTCTTCCCGTAAGGATCTGCCACAGGAGTGGACTTTTCCGTCCCGATAGGAGTGGAAAGAGAGGCTGGCGGTGCGCTGGACTTTCCACTCCTATCGGGATGGCTGCCCAGCGGCATAGAGCGGCACAAGGCTTGGTTACGCAGTAAATATTAAAGGTTCGTAGTGCGGTGGCAGTAGTGGTGGCAAAGAGCGCAAAGGCCGAGGGGCTATTTTACATAATGGCGTTATAGAACATCTTTGGCGAAGAAGGGATGGTGCGGATGCTTCTATAACAGACCATTATGTAACATAGCGTGGGGCGGTTTTTATGGCGGGATTTTTTGTTTAAAGCGTTGGCACGGCTCTTTGCTTTTTTGTTTTTCCAGTTAAAAAAAATAAGAAGGTCAAAAACAAAACAAGCAATGTGCCGTATGTGCGTGGGCCTACAAAAATCGTGACATAAAAACCGCAGAAGTGGTGTCGCGCGGAACAAAACAAAACACAGGGGATTTTTGCCTTTTCGGCAATAATCTGGGTTTTGTTTTGTGGGGATTTTATTTTCTACCAGCTTTATAGCCTATTTCCTTTCGGGGCTTTTCTTCCGGTTTTGATAATAAATTTTGAAGGACTTTGTAAATCTCGCTGAACTGTTCATTTGTCTGGGATTCCATTTGTCGGATTTTGGCCATTATTTCCTCGTAGTTGTTCGCAATTTTCCTTAACTGGACAAATGTCTTTATGATTTGGATGTTCATCTGTACAGCCTTTTCGCTGCTCAAAACACTTGATAGCATTAAGATTCCGTGTTCTGTAAACACAAAAGGCGCAATCCTGATTCCCATAACATCACGATTGGAAGAAGCGTATTGTGTTCTCCATTCTTCCAATTCTTCTTTGGTAAGCTCAAACATAAATTCTTCAGGAAAACGATTTATGTTCCGTCTGACTTGTTCTTTCAATCGTCTTGTCTCAACGTCATAAAGGTCTGCCAAATCCCTGTCCAACATTACTTTCTGCCCTCTTATGACGTATATCTTATTGATGATTACTTCGTCCGGGATGGTTATTTTATTGCTCATTTCTTGATTGATATTTCGATGCAAATTTAAAATTTTTAAAATTGGGTATCGCAATTTGCGACACCCAATTATGACTCTTGTTTTTAAGACTAAACTATTGGATGGAAGTTGTTGACCATTTCGTGAAGGTTCTCTAAATCGTTCTGTAAATATCTTTCGGTCGAACTTATGTAACGATGTCCAGCCAGATATTGAACTTTTCGCAAGTTATATTGTCCTAACCAATTTGTAATTACACTTGCCCTAATCTGCTTTATATTCTCTGCTTTTTGATTGTATTTTTTCAGTTTTTTAAAGATGTGATAGACGATTGAGTTAAAACGTGCATTCGTATTAAAAAGCTGTTCGCTATGGTTTTGCAGTTTGTTTTGGATTGTTGGCCGAACTTCGTTCACATATTCCATAAACTCCATTATCTGCCAAGGTTTTAATTCTAGCTCCCTTGCGTTGCTTCTCCGTCTGCTCGGAACATATATTTTGCCTTTTGAGAGTTGAAGATGTTCTATTTTCAAGTTTCCTAAATCGCTTGTGTTTAAGCCTTGATAGACCATTAACCCAATAATTACCTTTGCTCTTTTTAAGGTGTATCTGTGATATTCTTCTTGGTATTTGTCGGTCTCAAAACTGTAATATAAATCCTCCAGTTCTTCCGCTTCGAGCAGATTATAATTGATGTTTCTCTGTACGCCTTTTATGGTGGTGTTCTCTATCGGGTTATCAACTCTACAGGCTTCATCCATCAGGTAATCAAAATATATCTTTACGCTCCGCAACCTGTGGTTTACGGTCTTTTTCTTTGTTCCCTTTCGGGTAAGGTATTTTATGTATTTCAGGCAATTTTTATAATCGATTTCGTTTGCCGTGGTACTATTTCTATTGCACCATTTTATAAAGCTTTGTATTTCTGTAGCGTAAACCTTGATTGTGGTTTTACTATAATTCTGCTCTTCCAAAAATTCGCTATATGGTTTCATTTTCAAGTGTTTTAAGTAAGTGTGTGTAGATTTGAGTAGATTCTAAACTACTATGTCCTAAAAAGGTTTTGATGCTTTCTAATGGTACTTCTCGCTGTAATAAATGTGTAGCTATTGAGTGCCTTAAAATGTGAAGTGTAATATTCTTTTCCATTATATTTTTATTGTTGGTAGATGCTACAATAACTTTCAATCGATTTGCAAAACTCATTCCCTGCATTCGTGTTCCGTGATGGTTTATAAACAGAGCTTCGCTTAAATTGGCTTGATAAAATTCTGGTCGAGCTTCAAAAATGTAATCTTCCAATATTTCTGCATTCTTTCGGTTAATTGGTACAAACCTTTCTTTGTAGTTTTTACCTTTCCTGACAAACACTCTTTCCTTGTCAAAATAGATGTCGCTTAAATCCAAGTGTACCGCTTCATTTCTTCTTAATCCACAACTGTACAAAACGGTCAAAATGGCTTTATCTCTTAACTTAAATCTACTTTCTGTATGGCTAAATTCTGTGGCTTCAAAGAGTTCCTTAATTTCGTCCTGTGTCAAAATATTTATCTTTTCTTCAGTTGGATTGGTTTCAGATTTAAGATGAATATTGAAGTCGTTATAGTTGTGGTTCTGCAAGTATTCCTTGAACTTTTTTAAAGCCTGTTGATGTTTGTTGAGATAACTTTTGCTCAAACTTCCACTTGTTCGTTCATTGGCTCTTTCTTTGAGTTTCCTGTAATAATCCTTTATGGTTTTTGGCGTGATGTCAGTCAGCTTTTTGATGTTCTGCTTTTCAACATAATAAAAGAACTCTTGTAGATGATTCGGTAATTGATAGACTGTACTTTCTGCATAACCCAAGATGTCCAACCATTCTTTGTAATTGGCAACGAACATTTTAAATACCTCATTTTGTAGCTTTAATTTTTTCACTTCGGTATGTGTTTTTTGGGATTCTGTGAACTACTTATTTAAGTTGTTGATTTTCAGTTACGTTATTAGTCCATTTTACTGATTGAACTATTATGAACCGTTTGAACTTCTTAACCTATCGATAATGCCCTGCAATAGGTCTTTTATTTGCTTGTTCGTGGTTTCGTAATCATCATAGTTTACGATTTCATATACATAACCTTTTCGCTTATTTCCTTTGGCTTTCTGTATGAGTTCAGCTAATTGAAGTTGCAACATATATCGTTTTTGGTTGCTTGGATTTACTCGTAAAGCTCTACGGATTTCAGCGTTTGTAAATGTGGTTTGACTTTCCTTTTTCAAGTATGCTTTTAGGTTTTCAAAAAACTGTCTGCAAGCTCCATTCAATAAATCACTTTTACGCAATAAAACTTCCTGTATAAGTCCGTTGGCTTCTTCAATATCCTCAATTGTGGTTTCTATAAATTCTTCGCCTGTTTCCTTGTCGTATTGTTTTTCCCTTTGGTATTGTTTGTAAAATGTAATCGCTTCAATAAATTGTAAATAATGTGAGTTGGTTCTACGTGGTTTAAAAACCGATTTGGGTAATTCCAGATATTCAGCAAACGGATTGATAACCTTGATTGGTTTTAATATGCGTTGCACATTTTGTAATAAAACACGCGATGCGTGTTCTTCATCATCATTTATTTTCCCTGCACTAATCAACCTTTGGTAATCCATTATTTTCTGGTCTTGTTCTTCGCTTTCATCGATGTACAAAAGGAAGTTTCTATTTGAGTTATCTTCGTAAATACTTTCCTGCGTGGTACAACCTGCAACACTTACAGGACCTTCAACCGTTAGATGTATGGTTTTAGTTGTTCCTTTGGTGTCTTTATGAACTACCGTTTTTGTAATTCGCTTTTTAGATTGCAGTTCTCGTAATGGATAGAGTACACTTTCCGCTCCATCTAAATCCTCAATCAATATTAATTTGTGTTGTAATTCTGTGCGATTGAAGTAGTAAAAAGCGTTTGCAGATAAGACTGTAATTTCTACTTTATCTTCTTCCGGAATGAGTTCCGATACTTTTGATTGCAAATGTGTTTTGCCAACTCCAGAACTTCCCAAGCTGATGCAATGCAATGGATTATTTGTTTTCCTTGATGTGAAGATTAAAAACATTGTTTGTCTGTTGTGTTCTTCTCCGATGACTCCAGACTTTCCAATGAGTTCGTTGGTTCGATTTAGTAAATTGGGTTTCTTTAAAAATGTAATGGCTTGTTTTTCCTCTGTTCCTGTGAGTTCCTTAAAATAGGGTTGGTGCTGTTTCTCGTATTCTTCAATCAACAAAAATCTGTAGTTCTCTAATTCTCTGGTTAAATCTTGTAACGTTCTACGTGCTACACTTGTACCAATTTCCAAGCGTTCTGCAATCTTTCGAGTAAACTTTTCTATTTGGTTATCGTTGTATAAATCTATTGAGTGCCTTAAAACATTATGTTCTTTTGGTTTTTGGATGGATAGCGTAATCCTTAAACTCTCTAATTTGTTGAGTTTGATTCCTCCTAAAATGTGGATTTCTAAATGTTTGGTTGTGTATTCGTAGTTGTTTGGATTGGAAGTATTGAGCATAGTAAAACTATTTTATTCGATTTTCGATACTTCAAAAATACAATTATATTTCTTTTATCGAACATTAATAATTTACTATTTCACTAATATTTCATATTTATATCGTTTTTCGCTACTTTTATAACTTCTAATACAGGTTTATATGAGTTTAGCTGATAACATTAAAAAATTAAGAGAAGATAAAGAGCTTCGCCAAAAAGAAGTTGCTAACGCTCTTGATATTGGTTATTCCAACTACAATAAAATTGAAAATGGTAATCGTGAGATTTCTGTAAAAGAGTTACAGCGACTTGCAGAGTTTTATAATATTACTATTGACCAAGTGATTAACCTTAATGGTGGTCTGCCCAAAGAAGTTGTTATAGAAGATAAACAAGCTAATGAGCAATTACGTTTGATTTCTGAACTTGATACCGATGATAGAGCCATTATCTTTAAGATGATTGATAAAATGCTCACTTCTAAAAAGTTTAAGGATTTCTTTAATAAAAATGTAGCTTCGCTTTAGAGCATAAAAAAGCCGCCACTTGGACGGTTTTTGGATTCTATAACTTTACTTATTCATTGGCTTCAACGATTAGCTGGTCAATTTCATCATCAGAGAAAGTTAAGTTTTTTAATTCTCTATTGTTTTTGATTTTATCCATAACATCATTTTTATATGTAAAATGGATTGCTCCTAAATCATAATCAAAATACATAAACCAGCTCATATTTATAGGAAACAACAGTACATTACTAATAAAATAATGCTCTATTTCTTCACTTTTTTTTGTAAAAAAATCCTTTAATGAATTATCGCTTTTAAATAGCAAAGGAAAAGAACTATTTTCTTTATTAATCATTTTCTTTATAAAAAAACTTTTATTGTCAACCATTTCAGAAGCGGTATAACGATCTAATTTTTCAACTAACTCATTGAACCCTTCTCCCTTTGAAGTATATTCTAAAGTAGTCTTGTCTAATGGTAATTGTAAAAGCAA includes:
- a CDS encoding RHS repeat-associated core domain-containing protein, with the translated sequence MLNFLHNYYPFGLEHKGYNTDVSPSGNSVARKFKFNGQELEESLGLNIYEMDVRNYDPAIGRFTTIDPVTHFSQSTYTAFDNNPIFWADPTGADSESFLRDLFDRSESGTTWTNTGNGTFSDGNGNTAQCDDCNESSQEQQDPNPFGDIQVSEKQGWFGKLMGDANGRKWKGPDGVWYSVDEEGYPTGRYMAKFIGSSGSIEYISAGGLGVVLKLPKYLKYLRDIKSSKDLLKYAVKASDAFKLTSGGGKFKAVLEGGAYGAGQHFVQLVKDGWNYQKAGNVIKLTKNGETIIFRASQSGKKGFDTFTLPKAYEGKNVDIFFK
- a CDS encoding ORF6N domain-containing protein — translated: MSNKITIPDEVIINKIYVIRGQKVMLDRDLADLYDVETRRLKEQVRRNINRFPEEFMFELTKEELEEWRTQYASSNRDVMGIRIAPFVFTEHGILMLSSVLSSEKAVQMNIQIIKTFVQLRKIANNYEEIMAKIRQMESQTNEQFSEIYKVLQNLLSKPEEKPRKEIGYKAGRK
- a CDS encoding tyrosine-type recombinase/integrase — protein: MKPYSEFLEEQNYSKTTIKVYATEIQSFIKWCNRNSTTANEIDYKNCLKYIKYLTRKGTKKKTVNHRLRSVKIYFDYLMDEACRVDNPIENTTIKGVQRNINYNLLEAEELEDLYYSFETDKYQEEYHRYTLKRAKVIIGLMVYQGLNTSDLGNLKIEHLQLSKGKIYVPSRRRSNARELELKPWQIMEFMEYVNEVRPTIQNKLQNHSEQLFNTNARFNSIVYHIFKKLKKYNQKAENIKQIRASVITNWLGQYNLRKVQYLAGHRYISSTERYLQNDLENLHEMVNNFHPIV
- a CDS encoding tyrosine-type recombinase/integrase; translated protein: MKKLKLQNEVFKMFVANYKEWLDILGYAESTVYQLPNHLQEFFYYVEKQNIKKLTDITPKTIKDYYRKLKERANERTSGSLSKSYLNKHQQALKKFKEYLQNHNYNDFNIHLKSETNPTEEKINILTQDEIKELFEATEFSHTESRFKLRDKAILTVLYSCGLRRNEAVHLDLSDIYFDKERVFVRKGKNYKERFVPINRKNAEILEDYIFEARPEFYQANLSEALFINHHGTRMQGMSFANRLKVIVASTNNKNIMEKNITLHILRHSIATHLLQREVPLESIKTFLGHSSLESTQIYTHLLKTLENETI
- a CDS encoding helix-turn-helix domain-containing protein, which produces MSLADNIKKLREDKELRQKEVANALDIGYSNYNKIENGNREISVKELQRLAEFYNITIDQVINLNGGLPKEVVIEDKQANEQLRLISELDTDDRAIIFKMIDKMLTSKKFKDFFNKNVASL